DNA from Desulfobotulus pelophilus:
TTTGCTGACTTCACCAAGGAGGTTTCCATGTACCATTCCATTAAAAAAGTTCTTTATGCCACAGATCTTTCGGAAACAGCCCGGGATGCCATGCGCTATGCTGTGAGTCTTACGGGCCGATACGGCGCAGAAATGTCAAGTCTCCATGTCATACCGGATATCTACGAGGAAATGACACTTTCTACCGGTATTGATATGGATCTCTATTTTGGTATTGACAGGTGGCGGTCCCTGACCAATGAGCGTCTTGCTGGTGCAAAGGATGCGGTTCTGGAACGCATCCGGGAAACCTGCCTGGAGCTGAAGGGCGAAGTGGGTGACTGTCTGGCTTCATGCGAGAGTGTGATGGTAAAGGTTGGTCATCCCGTCAAAACCATCATTGATACGGCCGTTGAAGGAGGCTATGATGTTGTGGTTATGGGGACCCGGGGGCACAGCAAGTTTGAGGACCTGCTTCTCGGCAGTACGGCCAACGGAGTTATTCGTCGTTGCCCTGTTCCTGTTCTCGTTGTCAGGCTTGAGCCGCCGGTGTAGTTTCTGGTTTGTATGTCGCCCGTGGTTATGGGCGGCATGAAAAACGGAGTAAAAAGATCATTACATTTTTCAGATGAAAAAGGGAGAATCATGAAACGTTTTGGATTGGGTTGTGCGCTGTTGATTTTGCTTGCCGCCATACCTGCCTATGCTGGTTTTGGTGCTTCTTTGTACGTGA
Protein-coding regions in this window:
- a CDS encoding universal stress protein yields the protein MYHSIKKVLYATDLSETARDAMRYAVSLTGRYGAEMSSLHVIPDIYEEMTLSTGIDMDLYFGIDRWRSLTNERLAGAKDAVLERIRETCLELKGEVGDCLASCESVMVKVGHPVKTIIDTAVEGGYDVVVMGTRGHSKFEDLLLGSTANGVIRRCPVPVLVVRLEPPV